A window from Agrobacterium tumefaciens encodes these proteins:
- a CDS encoding efflux RND transporter periplasmic adaptor subunit, with the protein MKTMLIAAALGGIFALSSCSNEEPPAEKPLRTVDVVAAEKKPVDRGSVITGEVRARVQTDLSFRVSGKIIERLVDVGARVKTGQLLARIDPEEQKADIDVALANLQSAEAQQTQAQLTFDRQQSLFKTQVTSRSAVDKAQETLLTTQGAVRSAQAQLDTARDALSYTELRADADGVITARNVEVGQVAQAAQLVFTLAHDGPRDAVFDVYESLFLERDIDNLVNVSLLSDTAQTVAAPVREISPTIDPDNGTIRVKVGLNGNMTMPLGAPVSGHFRFRQVDAIELPWSAMTSQDGVPAVWLVDPRSSEVAMRPVQVADYETGQFVVTEGLNPGDLVVTVGTKFLRTGEKVAYEKGQAQ; encoded by the coding sequence ATGAAAACCATGCTTATAGCGGCGGCGCTTGGCGGCATTTTCGCCCTGTCGTCCTGCAGTAATGAAGAACCACCTGCCGAAAAGCCGTTGCGCACCGTCGATGTGGTGGCGGCTGAGAAAAAGCCCGTCGATCGCGGCAGCGTCATAACCGGCGAAGTGCGCGCAAGGGTCCAGACGGATCTGTCGTTCCGGGTCAGCGGCAAGATCATCGAACGGCTGGTGGATGTGGGTGCGCGGGTAAAGACAGGACAATTGCTCGCCCGTATCGACCCCGAAGAGCAGAAGGCCGACATTGATGTCGCCTTGGCCAACCTGCAATCCGCTGAAGCACAGCAGACGCAGGCGCAGCTGACGTTCGACCGTCAGCAGAGCCTGTTCAAGACGCAGGTGACTTCGCGTTCGGCGGTCGACAAGGCGCAGGAAACCCTGCTTACCACGCAAGGGGCAGTGAGATCGGCGCAGGCCCAACTCGATACGGCGCGCGATGCGTTGTCCTATACCGAGCTCAGGGCCGATGCGGATGGCGTTATCACGGCGCGCAATGTCGAGGTCGGCCAGGTGGCGCAGGCCGCCCAGCTTGTCTTCACGCTGGCGCATGACGGGCCGCGCGATGCGGTCTTCGATGTCTACGAATCCCTCTTCCTCGAGCGCGATATCGACAATCTCGTCAATGTCAGCCTCCTGTCGGATACTGCCCAAACCGTCGCGGCGCCCGTGCGTGAGATTTCGCCGACGATCGATCCTGACAATGGAACGATCCGGGTCAAAGTCGGTCTGAACGGCAATATGACCATGCCGCTCGGCGCGCCCGTATCCGGCCATTTCCGCTTCAGGCAGGTGGATGCGATCGAGCTTCCGTGGTCGGCGATGACTTCGCAGGACGGCGTCCCCGCTGTCTGGCTGGTCGATCCGCGATCGTCGGAAGTCGCCATGCGCCCGGTTCAGGTTGCAGATTACGAGACTGGTCAATTTGTCGTCACGGAAGGGCTCAATCCGGGTGATCTCGTTGTCACCGTTGGAACCAAATTTCTCCGCACCGGTGAAAAGGTCGCCTATGAAAAGGGGCAGGCACAATAA